The Scyliorhinus torazame isolate Kashiwa2021f chromosome 7, sScyTor2.1, whole genome shotgun sequence genome has a window encoding:
- the lrrc8c gene encoding volume-regulated anion channel subunit LRRC8C isoform X1, giving the protein MSVPRTMIPVTEFKQFTDHQPAFRVLKPWWDVFTDYLAIAMLMIGVFGCTLQVMQDKIICLPKRNSPHSLRPVQNQTRVNISSSPFVTPAALPLPRPSSHPSAEMKGLKTNLDLQQYSFINQMCYERALHWYAKYFPYLVLIHTLVFMLCSNFWFKFPGSSSKIEHFISILGKCFDSLWTTRALSEVSGENPEEKDSKSSQKSHQVKVALGLSNSEGNLVKTQSLRSIPEKVVVEKPPVSALDKKEGEQAKALFEKVKKFRLHVEEGDLLYSMYVRQTIIKVIKFIFIIAYNSILVSKVNFTVDCEVNIQEMTGYCKFSCNHTMAHLFSKLSICYLCFVSVYGLTCLYTLYWLFYRSLKEYSFEYVRLETGIDDIPDVKNDFAFMLHLIDQYDPLYSKRFAVFLSEVSENKLKQLNLNNEWTPDKLRQRLQTNGQNRLELQLFMLSGLPDTVFELTELQSLKLEIINNVTIPATIVQLEDLQELSLYQCSVKIHSAALAFLKENLKVLRVKFDDIRELPQWLYGLKSLEELHLQGSLSPDLSKNITLESLRELKSLKVLYIKSNLTKIPPPIVETSSHLQTLCVQNDGTKLVMLNSLKKMINLTELELIHCDLERIPHAVFSLINLQELDLKENNLKSVEEIISFQHCRKLTCLKMWHNSITYIPEHIKKLSSLERLYFNHNKIEVLPSHLFLCNKLRSLDLGHNDIRFIPPEIGVLQSLQDFTITGNKVESLPDELYFCKKLKTLKIGKNNLSVLSPKIGNLAHLTVLELRGNHFDGLPAELGACRALKRSGLLVEDALFDVLPPGVREQMKME; this is encoded by the exons ATGTCGGTCCCAC GAACTATGATTCCAGTCACGGAGTTTAAGCAGTTTACTGACCATCAACCTGCATTCAGAGTGTTGAAACCATGGTGGGACGTTTTTACCGATTACCTAGCCATCGCCATGTTGATGATTGGAGTGTTTGGATGCACGTTACAG GTAATGCAGGACAAGATCATTTGTCTTCCTAAACGGAATTCACCCCACAGCCTACGGCCTGTTCAAAATCAAACACGTGTCAACATTTCTTCCAGTCCGTTTGTAACACCTGCAGCATTGCCGTTGCCACGTCCATCCTCTCACCCCTCCGCTGAAATGAAAGGACTGAAAACAAATCTTGACCTTCAGCAGTACAGCTTTATAAACCAAATGTGCtacgagcgagcgctgcactggtaTGCCAAGTATTTCCCCTATCTCGTCCTGATACACACGCTGGTCTTTATGCTGTGCAGCAACTTTTGGTTCAAATTCCCCGGGTCCAGCTCCAAAATCGAGCACTTCATCTCCATCCTGGGGAAGTGCTTTGACTCGCTGTGGACCACCCGCGCCCTGTCCGAGGTGTCCGGCGAAAACCCCGAGGAAAAGGACAGCAAGAGCAGCCAGAAGAGCCACCAGGTCAAAGTGGCGCTGGGCCTGTCCAACTCGGAGGGCAACCTGGTGAAAACGCAGTCCTTGCGATCCAtccccgagaaggtggtggtggagaaGCCGCCAGTCAGTGCGCTGGACAAAAAGGAGGGCGAGCAGGCCAAAGCACTGTTTGAGAAAGTCAAAAAGTTCAGACTGCACGTCGAAGAAGGGGATCTTCTATATTCCATGTATGTGCGCCAGACCATCATCAAAGTCATCAAGTTCATTTTCATCATTGCATATAACAGCATCCTAGTCTCGAAGGTCAACTTCACTGTGGATTGTGAGGTCAACATTCAGGAGATGACAGGCTACTGTAAGTTTTCCTGCAATCACACCATGGCGCACCTCTTCTCCAAGCTGTCCATCTGCTACCTGTGTTTTGTCAGTGTCTACGGCCTCACCTGCCTTTACACTCTCTACTGGCTGTTTTACCGCTCCCTTAAAGAATATTCCTTTGAGTATGTCCGGTTGGAGACTGGCATCGATGACATCCCCGACGTCAAAAATGACTTTGCCTTCATGCTGCACCTGATCGACCAGTATGACCCTTTGTACTCCAAGAGGTTCGCAGTGTTTCTGTCGGAGGTCAGCGAGAATAAGCTGAAGCAGTTGAACCTGAACAACGAGTGGACCCCAGACAAGCTGCGGCAGAGGCTGCAGACAAACGGCCAGAACCGGCTGGAGCTGCAGCTTTTCATGCTGTCGGGGCTGCCAGACACCGTGTTTGAGCTTACAGAGCTGCAGTCTCTAAAACTGGAGATCATCAACAATGTCACCATCCCGGCGACCATTGTGCAGCTCGAGGACCTCCAGGAGCTGTCCCTGTACCAGTGCTCGGTCAAGATCCACAGCGCTGCTCTGGCATTCCTGAAGGAAAACCTCAAGGTTTTACGGGTCAAGTTTGATGACATCCGGGAGCTTCCACAGTGGCTGTACGGGCTGAAAAGTTTGGAAGAGTTGCACCTTCAGGGCTCTTTGAGTCCCGACCTCTCCAAGAACATCACACTGGAATCCTTGCGGGAACTCAAAAGCCTCAAGGTCCTTTACATTAAAAGTAACTTGACCAAAATCCCACCGCCAATCGTTGAGACCTCGAGTCACCTTCAGACGCTGTGCGTTCAAAACGACGGCACCAAGTTGGTGATGCTCAATAGCTTGAAGAAAATGATCAATCTCACCGAGCTCGAGCTCATCCACTGCGACCTGGAGCGAATCCCCCACGCCGTCTTCAGCCTGATCAATCTTCAAGAGCTCGACTTGAAGGAAAACAACCTGAAATCTGTTGAGGAGATCATCAGCTTTCAACATTGCCGCAAGCTCACCTGCCTCAAGATGTGGCACAATAGTATAACCTACATCCCGGAGCACATCAAGAAGCTGTCGAGCTTAGAGCGCCTGTACTTTAACCATAACAAGATCGAGGTTCTGCCTTCGCACCTCTTCCTGTGCAACAAGCTGAGGTCCTTGGACCTGGGACACAATGACATCCGGTTCATCCCGCCCGAGATCGGCGTCCTCCAGAGCCTGCAGGACTTCACCATCACCGGCAACAAGGTGGAGAGCTTGCCGGATGAGCTGTATTTCTGTAAGAAGCTGAAGACGCTCAAGATTGGCAAGAACAACCTGTCGGTCCTGTCCCCAAAGATTGGAAATTTGGCGCATCTCACCGTGCTGGAACTGAGGGGGAACCATTTCGACGGGCTGCCGGCAGAGCTGGGGGCTTGCCGAGCCCTGAAGCGAAGTGGCCTCCTTGTGGAGGACGCCTTGTTTGATGTGCTGCCTCCTGGTGTCAGGGAACAAATGAAAATGGAGTAG
- the lrrc8c gene encoding volume-regulated anion channel subunit LRRC8C isoform X2: MIPVTEFKQFTDHQPAFRVLKPWWDVFTDYLAIAMLMIGVFGCTLQVMQDKIICLPKRNSPHSLRPVQNQTRVNISSSPFVTPAALPLPRPSSHPSAEMKGLKTNLDLQQYSFINQMCYERALHWYAKYFPYLVLIHTLVFMLCSNFWFKFPGSSSKIEHFISILGKCFDSLWTTRALSEVSGENPEEKDSKSSQKSHQVKVALGLSNSEGNLVKTQSLRSIPEKVVVEKPPVSALDKKEGEQAKALFEKVKKFRLHVEEGDLLYSMYVRQTIIKVIKFIFIIAYNSILVSKVNFTVDCEVNIQEMTGYCKFSCNHTMAHLFSKLSICYLCFVSVYGLTCLYTLYWLFYRSLKEYSFEYVRLETGIDDIPDVKNDFAFMLHLIDQYDPLYSKRFAVFLSEVSENKLKQLNLNNEWTPDKLRQRLQTNGQNRLELQLFMLSGLPDTVFELTELQSLKLEIINNVTIPATIVQLEDLQELSLYQCSVKIHSAALAFLKENLKVLRVKFDDIRELPQWLYGLKSLEELHLQGSLSPDLSKNITLESLRELKSLKVLYIKSNLTKIPPPIVETSSHLQTLCVQNDGTKLVMLNSLKKMINLTELELIHCDLERIPHAVFSLINLQELDLKENNLKSVEEIISFQHCRKLTCLKMWHNSITYIPEHIKKLSSLERLYFNHNKIEVLPSHLFLCNKLRSLDLGHNDIRFIPPEIGVLQSLQDFTITGNKVESLPDELYFCKKLKTLKIGKNNLSVLSPKIGNLAHLTVLELRGNHFDGLPAELGACRALKRSGLLVEDALFDVLPPGVREQMKME, from the exons ATGATTCCAGTCACGGAGTTTAAGCAGTTTACTGACCATCAACCTGCATTCAGAGTGTTGAAACCATGGTGGGACGTTTTTACCGATTACCTAGCCATCGCCATGTTGATGATTGGAGTGTTTGGATGCACGTTACAG GTAATGCAGGACAAGATCATTTGTCTTCCTAAACGGAATTCACCCCACAGCCTACGGCCTGTTCAAAATCAAACACGTGTCAACATTTCTTCCAGTCCGTTTGTAACACCTGCAGCATTGCCGTTGCCACGTCCATCCTCTCACCCCTCCGCTGAAATGAAAGGACTGAAAACAAATCTTGACCTTCAGCAGTACAGCTTTATAAACCAAATGTGCtacgagcgagcgctgcactggtaTGCCAAGTATTTCCCCTATCTCGTCCTGATACACACGCTGGTCTTTATGCTGTGCAGCAACTTTTGGTTCAAATTCCCCGGGTCCAGCTCCAAAATCGAGCACTTCATCTCCATCCTGGGGAAGTGCTTTGACTCGCTGTGGACCACCCGCGCCCTGTCCGAGGTGTCCGGCGAAAACCCCGAGGAAAAGGACAGCAAGAGCAGCCAGAAGAGCCACCAGGTCAAAGTGGCGCTGGGCCTGTCCAACTCGGAGGGCAACCTGGTGAAAACGCAGTCCTTGCGATCCAtccccgagaaggtggtggtggagaaGCCGCCAGTCAGTGCGCTGGACAAAAAGGAGGGCGAGCAGGCCAAAGCACTGTTTGAGAAAGTCAAAAAGTTCAGACTGCACGTCGAAGAAGGGGATCTTCTATATTCCATGTATGTGCGCCAGACCATCATCAAAGTCATCAAGTTCATTTTCATCATTGCATATAACAGCATCCTAGTCTCGAAGGTCAACTTCACTGTGGATTGTGAGGTCAACATTCAGGAGATGACAGGCTACTGTAAGTTTTCCTGCAATCACACCATGGCGCACCTCTTCTCCAAGCTGTCCATCTGCTACCTGTGTTTTGTCAGTGTCTACGGCCTCACCTGCCTTTACACTCTCTACTGGCTGTTTTACCGCTCCCTTAAAGAATATTCCTTTGAGTATGTCCGGTTGGAGACTGGCATCGATGACATCCCCGACGTCAAAAATGACTTTGCCTTCATGCTGCACCTGATCGACCAGTATGACCCTTTGTACTCCAAGAGGTTCGCAGTGTTTCTGTCGGAGGTCAGCGAGAATAAGCTGAAGCAGTTGAACCTGAACAACGAGTGGACCCCAGACAAGCTGCGGCAGAGGCTGCAGACAAACGGCCAGAACCGGCTGGAGCTGCAGCTTTTCATGCTGTCGGGGCTGCCAGACACCGTGTTTGAGCTTACAGAGCTGCAGTCTCTAAAACTGGAGATCATCAACAATGTCACCATCCCGGCGACCATTGTGCAGCTCGAGGACCTCCAGGAGCTGTCCCTGTACCAGTGCTCGGTCAAGATCCACAGCGCTGCTCTGGCATTCCTGAAGGAAAACCTCAAGGTTTTACGGGTCAAGTTTGATGACATCCGGGAGCTTCCACAGTGGCTGTACGGGCTGAAAAGTTTGGAAGAGTTGCACCTTCAGGGCTCTTTGAGTCCCGACCTCTCCAAGAACATCACACTGGAATCCTTGCGGGAACTCAAAAGCCTCAAGGTCCTTTACATTAAAAGTAACTTGACCAAAATCCCACCGCCAATCGTTGAGACCTCGAGTCACCTTCAGACGCTGTGCGTTCAAAACGACGGCACCAAGTTGGTGATGCTCAATAGCTTGAAGAAAATGATCAATCTCACCGAGCTCGAGCTCATCCACTGCGACCTGGAGCGAATCCCCCACGCCGTCTTCAGCCTGATCAATCTTCAAGAGCTCGACTTGAAGGAAAACAACCTGAAATCTGTTGAGGAGATCATCAGCTTTCAACATTGCCGCAAGCTCACCTGCCTCAAGATGTGGCACAATAGTATAACCTACATCCCGGAGCACATCAAGAAGCTGTCGAGCTTAGAGCGCCTGTACTTTAACCATAACAAGATCGAGGTTCTGCCTTCGCACCTCTTCCTGTGCAACAAGCTGAGGTCCTTGGACCTGGGACACAATGACATCCGGTTCATCCCGCCCGAGATCGGCGTCCTCCAGAGCCTGCAGGACTTCACCATCACCGGCAACAAGGTGGAGAGCTTGCCGGATGAGCTGTATTTCTGTAAGAAGCTGAAGACGCTCAAGATTGGCAAGAACAACCTGTCGGTCCTGTCCCCAAAGATTGGAAATTTGGCGCATCTCACCGTGCTGGAACTGAGGGGGAACCATTTCGACGGGCTGCCGGCAGAGCTGGGGGCTTGCCGAGCCCTGAAGCGAAGTGGCCTCCTTGTGGAGGACGCCTTGTTTGATGTGCTGCCTCCTGGTGTCAGGGAACAAATGAAAATGGAGTAG